GGGCTTTTCGGGTTTAGCTATTGTTTAAATAAAGGGGATGAGATCAGAAAATCAGCGGTCAGTTTATTGCATGCCATCGGTATATTGTAAAGGACAGCAAGCCTTAACAGTGTTTTTACATCAACATCATGCGGTTGAGGTGTTAAAGGATCCCACAAGAATATCAGGATATCAATCTTACCCTCTGCTATCATAGCACCGATTTCCGCATCACCTCCGTGCGGGCCGCTCAGAAGCAGATTTATATCAAGATTTGTGCTGTTCTTTATTTCCAATCCGGTGGATCGTGTTGCGAAGAGAAAATAATTTTTTAAAGTGCCTTCATTATACTTAGCCCATTCTACAATCGCTGTTTTTTTTGCATCATGGGCTACGAGTGCTATGGTCTTTTTCGTCATACCAACTTTCCTCTTTTCATTAAAAAGAATTTTTTAATAATTACGGCAGCCTCAGCCTTCTTTACCTCAGGTGTTACGATGACCCGGTGATTTACGGAATTATGTTCAAAAACGTTGAATAATGTGATTGCACCGGCCTTCTTATCACGGGCTCCGAATATGAGCCTTTTTATCCTTGCATTAATCGCCGCACCG
This region of Deltaproteobacteria bacterium genomic DNA includes:
- a CDS encoding methylglyoxal synthase, encoding MTKKTIALVAHDAKKTAIVEWAKYNEGTLKNYFLFATRSTGLEIKNSTNLDINLLLSGPHGGDAEIGAMIAEGKIDILIFLWDPLTPQPHDVDVKTLLRLAVLYNIPMACNKLTADFLISSPLFKQ